In Arthrobacter sp. StoSoilB5, one genomic interval encodes:
- the lysS gene encoding lysine--tRNA ligase — MTSANTPALNTSAEPVDASEQMRIRMDKRAKLIERGTEAYPVGVERTHSLSEIREKYAHLEADETTGDIVGVTGRVVFVRNTGKLCFATLQEGGVDGKGVRLQAMLSLANVGEEALADWKALVDLGDHVFIKGEVISSRRGELSVMADSWSMASKALRPLPVLHAELNEETRVRQRYVDLMVRDEAREMVYKRAAITRSVRDTLDRHGYVEVETPILQLVHGGATARPFETHMNAFDQKMTLRIATELFLKRAVVGGIDRVYDMGRVFRNEGVDSTHSPEFTTLECYEAWADQFVMAERMKEIILNVADVVGTRTIQTDAGEINLDGEWAWVSVYPGLSEAVGVEVTPDTTVEELLALAAKHEVKVDPKWEAEKIVVELFGEIVEPTLLNPTFVYDYPPSAQPLARPHREDGRLIEAWDLIIGGMERGTAFSELIDPVIQRERLTEQSRRSAAGDVEAMQLDEDFLRALEYGAPPMGGIGLGIDRLVMLFTGAGIRETILFPLLKPEGH, encoded by the coding sequence GTGACTTCCGCAAACACCCCAGCCCTGAACACCTCCGCAGAGCCCGTCGACGCCAGCGAGCAAATGCGTATCCGCATGGACAAGCGCGCCAAGCTGATCGAACGCGGCACGGAGGCCTATCCTGTGGGCGTTGAGCGGACGCATTCCTTGAGTGAGATCCGCGAAAAGTATGCACACCTGGAAGCCGACGAGACCACCGGTGACATCGTGGGCGTCACGGGCCGGGTCGTGTTCGTTCGCAACACGGGCAAGCTCTGCTTCGCCACCCTCCAGGAAGGTGGCGTTGACGGCAAGGGCGTCCGCCTCCAGGCAATGCTGAGCCTGGCCAATGTGGGCGAGGAAGCGTTGGCCGATTGGAAGGCCCTGGTTGACCTTGGCGACCACGTGTTCATCAAGGGTGAGGTCATTTCCTCCCGTCGTGGTGAGCTCTCCGTCATGGCAGATTCGTGGTCCATGGCCTCCAAGGCCCTGCGCCCGCTCCCGGTCCTGCACGCAGAGCTGAACGAGGAAACCCGTGTTCGTCAGCGCTACGTGGACCTCATGGTCCGTGACGAAGCCCGGGAGATGGTCTATAAGCGCGCCGCCATCACGAGGTCCGTCCGCGACACCCTGGACCGCCACGGTTACGTGGAGGTGGAGACTCCCATCCTGCAGCTGGTCCATGGTGGTGCTACGGCCCGTCCGTTCGAGACGCACATGAATGCGTTCGACCAGAAGATGACCCTGCGCATCGCTACCGAGCTCTTCCTTAAGCGCGCAGTTGTTGGTGGCATCGACCGCGTTTACGACATGGGCCGTGTTTTCCGCAACGAAGGCGTGGACTCCACGCACAGCCCCGAATTCACCACCCTGGAATGCTACGAAGCCTGGGCGGACCAGTTCGTCATGGCTGAGCGCATGAAGGAAATCATCCTGAACGTGGCGGACGTTGTTGGTACCCGTACCATCCAGACGGACGCCGGCGAGATCAACCTCGACGGCGAATGGGCTTGGGTATCGGTGTACCCGGGTCTTTCCGAAGCCGTTGGCGTGGAGGTCACTCCGGACACTACGGTGGAGGAGCTGCTGGCGCTCGCCGCCAAGCACGAGGTCAAGGTTGACCCCAAGTGGGAAGCCGAGAAGATCGTGGTGGAGCTCTTTGGCGAGATCGTGGAGCCCACGCTGCTGAACCCGACGTTCGTGTACGACTACCCGCCGTCCGCCCAACCGCTCGCCCGTCCGCATCGCGAAGACGGCCGGCTCATCGAGGCATGGGACCTGATCATTGGGGGCATGGAGCGCGGGACGGCATTCTCCGAACTCATCGACCCCGTTATCCAGCGCGAACGGCTCACTGAGCAGTCACGCCGTTCTGCCGCAGGCGACGTGGAGGCCATGCAACTGGACGAAGACTTCCTTCGCGCCCTTGAATACGGTGCCCCGCCCATGGGTGGCATCGGGCTCGGCATTGATCGCCTGGTCATGTTGTTCACCGGCGCGGGTATCCGCGAGACCATTTTGTTCCCCCTGCTGAAGCCCGAAGGACACTGA
- a CDS encoding alpha/beta fold hydrolase, with the protein MDSTETPTPGTRPETPFHDIDHYLCIPRVSGLALSPDGKRLVTTVSTLNGKGTEFVNALWEIDPTGQSHARRITRSSKGEAGAAFAANGDLYFTSSRPDPDNSDPDADPVNALWQLPADGGEARVVHSRAGGIGSVMAARNADAIFVNAEVLAGSSNEEDDEKRRKARKDIKVSAILHSGYPVRYWDADLGPSEPRLFVVEPGEEEEAGKPTTVDAPARLKLRNLTSGVGGSLREAKSVVSPDGKTIYTSLTKALAKADSREVLAAVDVATGTLKVLLDREGMSYFPGPVSPDNRTLVVESESDTTPTQAPQVKLHLLDVSGSETTDLEPLAHQWDRWATALAWLPDGSAILVKADDDGASPVFRIDVADGGMTRVTKDAAAYSDVVVSPDGTTAYALRSSYEFPAEAVRIELSTGDVVRLNAPAERPVFKGHLERVETTAEDGSRVPAYLALPEAASGDNPAPLLLWIHGGPLGSWNAWTWRWNPWLLVAKGYAVLLPDPALSTGYGQEFIQRGWGEWGKKPFSDLMAITDAVVERADIDESRTAAMGGSFGGYMANWVAGQTDRFKAIVTHASLWALDQFGPTTDAAQYWLKEMTVEMAMENSPHLNVRNIKTPMLVIHGDKDYRVPIGEGLRLWYELLSSSQLPADENGQSPHRFLYFPDENHWVLQPQHAKVWYGVVEHFLAKQVLGEEVGLPEELGL; encoded by the coding sequence ATGGATTCGACTGAGACCCCAACCCCGGGCACGCGACCTGAAACCCCTTTTCACGACATCGACCACTACCTCTGCATTCCCAGGGTCAGTGGTCTGGCGCTGAGCCCCGACGGCAAACGCCTGGTCACAACCGTTTCAACCCTGAACGGCAAGGGCACTGAGTTCGTCAACGCGCTGTGGGAAATCGATCCCACCGGCCAAAGCCATGCCCGACGGATTACGCGGAGCTCCAAAGGAGAGGCTGGCGCCGCCTTTGCGGCCAACGGCGATCTGTACTTCACGTCTTCCCGCCCCGATCCCGACAATTCAGATCCTGACGCCGATCCCGTGAATGCGCTGTGGCAGCTCCCCGCCGATGGGGGAGAGGCCCGTGTTGTGCACTCGCGCGCCGGAGGTATCGGGTCCGTCATGGCCGCTAGGAATGCGGACGCCATCTTCGTCAACGCCGAGGTTTTGGCAGGCTCCAGCAATGAGGAGGACGACGAAAAACGCCGCAAGGCCCGCAAAGACATCAAAGTATCCGCCATCCTGCATAGTGGCTATCCTGTCCGCTATTGGGATGCGGACCTGGGTCCTTCAGAGCCGCGCCTGTTCGTAGTGGAGCCGGGCGAGGAGGAAGAAGCCGGCAAGCCAACCACCGTTGACGCCCCGGCCCGTCTTAAGCTGCGGAACCTGACGTCCGGCGTCGGAGGATCCCTGCGGGAAGCCAAATCTGTCGTGAGCCCCGATGGGAAGACCATTTACACGAGCCTCACCAAAGCACTCGCCAAAGCCGATAGCCGTGAGGTACTTGCCGCCGTCGACGTCGCCACTGGGACCCTCAAGGTGCTTCTGGACCGCGAAGGCATGAGCTATTTCCCGGGCCCTGTCAGCCCGGACAACCGCACTCTGGTGGTGGAGAGCGAGAGTGACACCACGCCAACCCAGGCTCCGCAGGTCAAGTTGCACCTGCTCGACGTATCAGGAAGCGAAACAACGGACCTGGAGCCGCTCGCCCACCAGTGGGACCGCTGGGCTACTGCCTTGGCCTGGCTCCCGGATGGCAGTGCCATCCTGGTGAAAGCGGACGACGACGGCGCGTCGCCGGTTTTCCGGATCGACGTCGCCGACGGTGGCATGACGCGGGTGACGAAAGATGCCGCCGCATATTCCGACGTCGTAGTTTCGCCGGACGGAACCACAGCGTACGCACTCCGGAGCTCATACGAGTTTCCCGCTGAGGCTGTGCGGATCGAGCTCTCCACCGGGGATGTGGTCAGATTGAACGCGCCGGCGGAACGGCCTGTATTCAAGGGGCACCTCGAACGCGTGGAAACGACCGCGGAGGACGGCTCTCGAGTGCCGGCATACCTGGCACTCCCGGAAGCTGCATCCGGTGACAACCCTGCTCCACTCCTGCTCTGGATCCACGGTGGACCGCTGGGCTCATGGAACGCGTGGACCTGGCGTTGGAACCCGTGGCTGCTGGTTGCCAAAGGCTATGCCGTGCTGCTGCCTGACCCTGCGCTCTCCACAGGTTACGGGCAGGAGTTTATCCAGCGTGGGTGGGGTGAATGGGGCAAGAAGCCCTTCTCGGACCTCATGGCTATCACCGATGCCGTAGTTGAGCGGGCGGATATCGACGAGTCGCGTACAGCGGCAATGGGCGGATCCTTCGGCGGCTACATGGCCAACTGGGTGGCCGGCCAGACTGACCGCTTCAAGGCGATCGTGACCCACGCCAGTTTGTGGGCGCTGGACCAGTTCGGTCCCACGACGGATGCCGCACAGTACTGGCTGAAGGAAATGACCGTGGAAATGGCGATGGAGAACTCGCCGCACCTGAATGTACGCAACATCAAGACGCCCATGCTGGTGATCCATGGCGACAAGGACTACCGCGTCCCGATAGGTGAAGGCCTGCGGCTTTGGTACGAACTATTGTCCTCGTCGCAGCTGCCAGCGGATGAAAACGGCCAGAGCCCGCACCGGTTCCTGTACTTCCCCGACGAGAATCACTGGGTACTGCAGCCGCAGCACGCCAAGGTTTGGTACGGAGTGGTGGAGCACTTCCTGGCAAAGCAGGTGCTGGGCGAGGAGGTGGGCCTGCCGGAGGAGCTGGGGCTCTAA
- a CDS encoding alpha/beta hydrolase, with product MTREIITTADGGHLEVLTTGGDLAAAGSGVVVVPASMVTASDYTRFAQKLSESLGRPVHTFNRRGRGQSSPQAEDYTLEADIRDLDSVMKHTSSTDVFGHSFGGAVALHAARTLPVERLAVYDPAVSVNHSVKADWTPDYERATAAGDYDRGLAVLIKGVETGGAFARMPLSMLTLATKLTAGTPMGKQMRELMTCGVREIKAVIAADMPAEPFLELPLETLIVVGEKSPAYFGVACGQIHDVLSGSSYTILPGFGHDGPNKAPDKLIAELSGFFSG from the coding sequence ATGACGCGCGAGATCATCACCACAGCGGACGGCGGACACCTCGAAGTACTGACCACTGGCGGTGACCTGGCAGCGGCGGGGTCCGGCGTTGTGGTTGTGCCTGCCTCAATGGTGACAGCCTCTGATTACACACGTTTCGCGCAGAAACTAAGCGAGTCCCTTGGCCGGCCTGTCCACACTTTCAACCGCCGCGGACGCGGTCAATCGTCTCCCCAGGCCGAGGACTATACCCTCGAAGCCGACATCCGGGACCTCGATTCGGTCATGAAACACACCTCCAGCACGGACGTGTTCGGGCACAGCTTTGGCGGCGCAGTGGCGCTGCATGCAGCACGGACGTTGCCCGTGGAGCGACTCGCTGTTTACGATCCCGCTGTCTCGGTCAACCACAGCGTCAAGGCTGACTGGACGCCGGACTATGAACGCGCGACGGCGGCAGGAGACTACGATCGTGGCCTCGCCGTACTCATCAAGGGAGTAGAGACAGGTGGCGCCTTTGCGCGCATGCCCCTGTCCATGTTGACGCTGGCTACGAAGCTGACCGCCGGAACACCCATGGGCAAGCAGATGCGGGAGCTCATGACCTGTGGTGTCCGCGAAATCAAAGCCGTGATTGCTGCCGACATGCCCGCCGAGCCGTTCCTTGAACTGCCCCTTGAAACGCTGATCGTTGTGGGGGAGAAAAGCCCCGCATACTTCGGCGTCGCATGCGGCCAAATCCACGACGTCCTGTCCGGTTCGAGCTACACAATCCTCCCCGGATTTGGGCACGACGGTCCTAACAAGGCGCCGGACAAGCTCATCGCGGAGTTGTCTGGGTTCTTCTCAGGCTAG
- a CDS encoding alpha/beta hydrolase, which yields METWTVETDDGGGQLEVHSFRPVSGASIPGSKAPAEPSGVVVIHGTLVTDSLYWPFARTLSLMLGRPVHCYNRRGRGHSAPQPPGYSADTEIADLQSVMRRTGSTDVVAHSYGGFVALQAARSTKIHRLVTYDAAVSLSGNLHGRWRPELEAAVTAGQLDHAWAHLVQGLGTAGPISYLPMGALRMLSILSAQTRLGLEMRSLLPTAVAEMRAVLDADTHLQDFTSLVTPTLMLSGGWSPSYFAETGRILAGAVPAIDFAIVPLQFHEGPLRPGRRLAARIARFLSGGPVPTASAS from the coding sequence GTGGAGACGTGGACAGTTGAAACGGACGACGGCGGCGGGCAGCTTGAGGTGCACTCCTTCCGGCCCGTTTCCGGTGCATCAATTCCGGGGTCCAAGGCACCTGCTGAACCGTCCGGCGTCGTCGTGATCCATGGCACTTTGGTGACCGATTCCCTTTACTGGCCCTTCGCGCGGACGTTGAGCCTCATGCTGGGACGACCGGTTCATTGCTACAACCGTCGCGGACGCGGCCATTCGGCGCCGCAACCGCCCGGATACTCCGCCGACACCGAGATTGCCGACCTTCAGTCAGTGATGCGCAGGACAGGTTCAACGGACGTCGTGGCGCACAGCTATGGGGGTTTCGTGGCGCTTCAGGCAGCGCGCAGCACGAAGATCCACCGCTTGGTCACCTATGATGCCGCTGTCTCGTTATCCGGAAATCTGCATGGCCGGTGGCGTCCGGAACTGGAAGCGGCGGTCACCGCCGGCCAACTGGATCACGCGTGGGCCCATCTGGTGCAGGGTTTGGGAACCGCCGGTCCCATCTCGTACCTGCCCATGGGGGCCTTGCGGATGTTGAGCATCCTCTCAGCACAGACGCGGCTGGGCCTGGAAATGCGCTCCCTGTTGCCCACCGCCGTCGCCGAGATGCGCGCGGTCCTCGACGCCGACACACACCTTCAAGACTTCACTTCGCTCGTGACTCCGACACTTATGCTTAGTGGTGGTTGGAGTCCGTCCTACTTCGCCGAAACCGGCCGCATCCTCGCTGGAGCCGTTCCGGCCATCGACTTCGCCATTGTTCCCCTGCAGTTCCATGAGGGTCCTTTGCGACCCGGCAGGCGGCTTGCAGCCCGAATCGCCCGCTTCCTTTCAGGAGGGCCCGTACCCACAGCCAGCGCGTCCTAG
- a CDS encoding ATP-dependent Clp protease ATP-binding subunit produces the protein MFERFTDRARRVVVLAQEEARMLNHNYIGTEHILLGLIHEGEGVAAKALESLSISLDGVREQVQEIIGQGQQAPSGHIPFTPRAKKVLELSLREALQLGHNYIGTEHILLGLIREGEGVAAQVLVKLGADLNRVRQQVIQLLSGYQGKEAAGSGSSQGQPEGTPAGSVVLDQFGRNLTQAARENKLDPVIGREQEMERVMQVLSRRTKNNPVLIGEPGVGKTAVVEGLAQAIVRGDVPETIKDKQLYTLDLGSLVAGSRYRGDFEERLKKVLKEIRTRGDIILFIDEIHTLVGAGAAEGAIDAASILKPMLARGELQTIGATTLDEYRKHIEKDAALERRFQPIQVKEPSVAHAIEILKGLRDRYEAHHRVTITDGALASAAQLAERYISDRFLPDKAIDLIDEAGARLRIRRMTAPPELKAMDERIADVKMEKESAIDAQDFEGAASLRDKEQKLIAERAEKERNWKSGGMDDISEVDEDLIAEVLANSTGIPVFKLTEEESSRLLKMEDELHKRVVGQDEAIKALSQAIRRTRAGLKDPKRPGGSFIFAGPTGVGKTELAKALAEFLFGEEDALITLDMSEYSEKHTVSRLFGAPPGYVGYEEGGQLTEKVRRRPFSVVLFDEVEKAHADLFNSLLQILEDGRLTDSQGRVVDFKNTVIIMTTNLGTRDISKSVATGFQSGTDTQTGYNRMRARVTEELKQHFRPEFLNRVDDVVVFPQLTQDEIIEIVDMFVTRLERRLKDKDMGIELTTAAKVLLATRGYDPAMGARPLRRTIQREIEDQLSEKILFGELHSGDIVVVDVDGEGDDAKFTFAGNAKPRIPEIAPTA, from the coding sequence ATGTTTGAGAGATTTACGGACCGTGCCCGTCGCGTGGTTGTCCTTGCCCAAGAAGAGGCACGGATGCTCAATCACAATTACATTGGTACCGAGCACATCCTCTTGGGTCTGATCCACGAGGGTGAAGGCGTTGCCGCAAAGGCGCTTGAGTCCCTGAGCATTTCGCTCGATGGCGTCCGCGAACAGGTGCAGGAGATCATCGGCCAGGGCCAGCAGGCTCCGTCCGGGCACATCCCCTTCACGCCGCGCGCCAAGAAGGTGCTTGAGCTTTCGCTCCGCGAAGCACTGCAGCTCGGCCACAATTACATCGGAACTGAGCACATCCTGCTCGGCCTCATCCGTGAGGGCGAAGGCGTTGCTGCCCAGGTGCTGGTCAAGCTCGGTGCGGACCTTAACCGTGTCCGCCAGCAGGTCATCCAGCTGCTTTCCGGCTACCAGGGCAAGGAAGCCGCCGGTTCGGGTTCCAGCCAGGGCCAGCCGGAGGGAACCCCGGCAGGTTCGGTGGTGCTGGACCAGTTCGGACGCAACCTCACCCAGGCTGCACGCGAGAACAAGCTCGATCCCGTGATCGGCCGCGAGCAGGAGATGGAACGCGTCATGCAGGTCCTCTCCCGCCGCACCAAGAACAACCCCGTGCTGATCGGTGAGCCCGGCGTCGGTAAGACGGCCGTCGTCGAAGGCCTTGCCCAGGCGATTGTCCGCGGCGACGTCCCGGAGACCATCAAGGACAAGCAGCTGTACACGCTTGACCTTGGTTCGCTGGTTGCCGGCTCGCGTTACCGTGGTGACTTCGAGGAGCGCCTGAAGAAGGTCCTCAAGGAGATCCGCACGCGCGGTGACATCATCCTCTTCATCGACGAGATCCACACCCTCGTTGGTGCAGGTGCTGCTGAAGGCGCCATCGATGCTGCATCCATCCTGAAGCCGATGCTTGCCCGTGGTGAACTCCAGACTATTGGTGCCACCACGCTGGATGAGTACCGCAAGCACATTGAGAAGGATGCCGCGCTCGAACGCCGGTTCCAGCCGATCCAGGTCAAGGAGCCTTCCGTTGCCCACGCGATCGAGATCCTAAAGGGCCTCCGGGACCGCTACGAGGCACACCACCGCGTAACGATTACCGACGGCGCCCTCGCCTCAGCCGCGCAGCTGGCCGAACGCTACATTTCGGACCGCTTCCTGCCGGACAAGGCGATTGACCTCATCGATGAAGCCGGTGCGCGCCTGCGTATCCGCCGCATGACCGCTCCGCCGGAGCTCAAGGCCATGGACGAGCGCATTGCCGACGTCAAGATGGAGAAGGAATCCGCCATCGACGCCCAGGACTTTGAGGGTGCCGCTTCGCTGCGCGACAAAGAGCAGAAGCTCATTGCCGAACGCGCTGAGAAGGAACGCAACTGGAAGTCCGGCGGCATGGATGACATCTCCGAGGTTGATGAAGACCTGATCGCTGAGGTTCTCGCGAACTCCACCGGTATCCCCGTCTTCAAGCTCACCGAAGAAGAGTCTTCGCGGCTCCTCAAGATGGAAGACGAACTGCACAAGCGCGTCGTCGGCCAGGACGAGGCCATCAAGGCCCTGTCCCAGGCTATCCGCCGCACACGTGCAGGCCTGAAGGACCCCAAGCGTCCGGGTGGCTCGTTCATCTTCGCCGGGCCTACGGGTGTCGGCAAGACCGAGCTCGCCAAGGCCCTTGCCGAGTTCCTGTTCGGTGAAGAGGACGCCCTCATCACGCTGGACATGTCCGAGTACTCCGAGAAGCACACGGTTTCGCGACTCTTCGGTGCACCTCCGGGGTATGTCGGCTACGAAGAAGGCGGCCAGCTGACCGAGAAGGTTCGTCGCCGTCCGTTCTCCGTGGTCCTGTTCGACGAAGTTGAGAAGGCCCACGCGGACCTCTTCAACTCGCTCCTGCAGATCCTGGAAGATGGCCGCTTGACCGACTCCCAGGGCCGCGTGGTGGACTTCAAGAACACCGTGATCATCATGACCACCAACCTGGGTACCCGCGATATCTCCAAGAGCGTCGCAACCGGCTTCCAGTCCGGCACGGACACCCAGACCGGTTACAACCGGATGCGTGCCCGGGTCACGGAGGAGCTCAAGCAGCACTTCCGCCCCGAGTTCCTCAACCGTGTTGACGACGTCGTGGTGTTCCCGCAGCTCACCCAGGACGAAATCATCGAGATCGTGGACATGTTCGTTACCCGCCTGGAGCGCCGCCTCAAGGACAAGGACATGGGCATCGAGCTCACCACGGCAGCCAAGGTTCTCCTGGCCACTCGTGGTTACGATCCAGCAATGGGTGCCCGGCCCCTCCGCCGCACCATCCAGCGGGAGATCGAGGACCAACTCTCCGAGAAGATCCTCTTCGGCGAGTTGCACTCCGGTGACATCGTTGTGGTGGATGTGGATGGCGAAGGCGACGACGCGAAGTTCACGTTTGCAGGCAACGCCAAGCCGCGAATCCCGGAGATTGCTCCTACCGCGTAA
- a CDS encoding Lsr2 family protein, with protein MAQKVKIILVDDLDEGSADETVRFGLDGVSYEMDLSTANADSLRKALEPYVAKARKTSSGRATRGRATATRNQDSAQIRQWARDNGYTVNSRGRIQAEIQEAYQKANS; from the coding sequence ATGGCACAGAAAGTAAAAATCATCCTCGTTGATGACCTGGATGAAGGGTCAGCGGACGAAACTGTCCGCTTCGGGCTGGACGGCGTGAGCTACGAGATGGACTTGTCCACGGCTAACGCAGACTCCTTGCGCAAAGCACTGGAGCCCTATGTAGCCAAAGCCAGGAAGACCTCCTCGGGCCGTGCAACACGTGGCCGTGCAACTGCCACCAGAAACCAGGATTCGGCGCAGATCCGTCAATGGGCCCGTGACAACGGTTACACCGTAAACAGTCGCGGACGCATTCAGGCTGAAATTCAGGAAGCGTACCAGAAGGCCAATTCCTGA
- a CDS encoding amino-acid N-acetyltransferase: MNSTFSLRPARTSDVAAIKRLVAPLAEQRILMAKETVAYYESLQEFRIAESLDGDVIGCGALHVMWEDLAEIRTLAAADAWRGRGVGHVLVEDLLEKAKELGVSRVFCLTFEVDFFKRHGFEVMEDQSAVDPQVYSELLRSHDEGVAEFLDLARVKPNTLGNTRMIRHL, from the coding sequence GTGAATTCGACCTTTAGCCTTCGTCCTGCCCGCACTAGCGATGTGGCGGCGATTAAGAGGTTGGTGGCGCCACTGGCGGAGCAGCGGATTCTGATGGCCAAGGAAACTGTGGCGTACTACGAGAGCCTCCAGGAATTCCGGATTGCCGAATCCCTTGACGGCGACGTGATTGGCTGCGGCGCCCTGCACGTCATGTGGGAAGACCTTGCAGAGATCCGCACCTTGGCGGCAGCGGACGCGTGGCGTGGCCGGGGCGTGGGACACGTGCTGGTGGAGGATCTCTTGGAAAAAGCCAAGGAGCTCGGTGTCAGCCGCGTCTTCTGCTTGACGTTTGAGGTGGACTTCTTCAAACGTCACGGCTTCGAGGTCATGGAGGATCAGTCAGCCGTGGACCCGCAGGTGTACTCGGAGTTGCTGCGCTCGCATGATGAAGGCGTGGCGGAGTTCCTGGATCTGGCGCGGGTAAAGCCGAATACCCTGGGCAATACCCGCATGATCCGGCACCTCTAG
- a CDS encoding alpha/beta hydrolase: protein MRERDIKTHDGGNLALYSYGTEDAPGERRVVLIGGAFLTALIYRPFSIALAKGLGDGWAVDVYDRRGRGKSSDQPHNYSMATEIADVRTIMDATNARNILGHSLGGSVALNAAQAFAGTPHQPDRLAVYDAAVNIDGSMDTNWMAGFEDSVNKGNINVAMARMKRGMHPGSALARIPEPVLVGLMAVVSRTKVNTMFRELMPSGVGELKAAFDASETPRDFSVLPRNTHFMVGKKSPQYYKVTAARLHAAVPGSTLEISPKGFHGSVPAAVSELVTDISDYFKT from the coding sequence GTGAGGGAACGCGACATCAAAACGCACGACGGCGGCAACCTGGCCCTGTACAGCTACGGCACGGAAGACGCACCCGGGGAGCGCCGCGTGGTCCTGATCGGCGGCGCGTTCCTCACCGCCCTCATCTACCGGCCCTTTTCCATCGCCCTCGCCAAGGGCCTCGGTGACGGGTGGGCAGTGGACGTCTACGATCGCAGGGGCCGCGGCAAGTCCAGTGACCAACCACATAACTACTCCATGGCCACGGAAATTGCGGACGTGCGCACCATCATGGATGCCACCAATGCGAGGAACATCCTCGGCCACAGCTTGGGTGGATCGGTGGCCCTCAACGCTGCTCAGGCGTTCGCCGGTACACCCCACCAACCGGATAGGCTCGCCGTTTACGATGCCGCCGTGAATATCGACGGAAGCATGGATACCAACTGGATGGCCGGTTTCGAGGACTCCGTGAACAAAGGCAATATCAACGTTGCAATGGCCAGGATGAAGCGGGGAATGCATCCCGGAAGTGCCCTGGCCCGGATCCCTGAACCAGTACTGGTGGGCCTCATGGCGGTGGTTTCGCGGACCAAGGTCAACACGATGTTCCGTGAGCTCATGCCATCGGGGGTCGGAGAACTCAAGGCCGCATTTGACGCGTCGGAAACTCCGCGCGATTTCTCCGTCCTACCTCGCAACACCCACTTCATGGTGGGCAAGAAGAGCCCGCAGTACTACAAGGTGACCGCAGCACGTTTGCACGCGGCTGTTCCCGGAAGCACCCTCGAGATATCGCCAAAGGGCTTCCATGGTTCGGTTCCCGCGGCTGTCTCGGAACTCGTCACGGACATTTCTGACTACTTCAAGACCTGA